A region of Photobacterium sanguinicancri DNA encodes the following proteins:
- a CDS encoding TRAP transporter substrate-binding protein — protein MIKRLFSVAFIVATVLVLNACDREASSDNNAEAPLVEWKLVTSWPKGFPGLGYAPEYFADQVSRLSGGKMIIKVYGAGELVPSFDVFNAVSKGTAQMGHSASYYWEDKIPAASFFAAVPFGMTAQEMNAWLHYGGGLALWQELYAPYGVIPMSGGNTGTQMGGWFNTAIKESSDLKGLKMRLPGYGAEVLKRAGGIPVSLPGGELFTALETGAIDATEWVGPFNDLAFGLHNAARYYYYPAWHEPSTNMEFLINKDAYQALPDDLKAIIETAARATSQNMLDEYTVKNVNALSVLLNEHDVKLKAFPESVLLHLKTINNQLLQELSQQDPNIKKIYASYQHFLIAVRDYGRVTDNADVNID, from the coding sequence ATGATAAAGCGGCTTTTTAGCGTAGCCTTTATAGTGGCTACTGTTCTGGTTTTAAATGCATGTGATCGTGAGGCCTCTTCCGATAACAATGCAGAAGCACCGCTCGTTGAATGGAAGTTAGTGACGTCATGGCCAAAAGGTTTTCCTGGACTCGGTTATGCCCCTGAATATTTTGCCGATCAAGTATCTCGCTTAAGTGGCGGTAAAATGATTATCAAAGTGTATGGCGCAGGTGAATTAGTGCCAAGTTTTGATGTGTTTAATGCGGTGTCAAAAGGCACAGCTCAAATGGGCCATTCAGCGTCGTATTATTGGGAAGATAAGATACCTGCTGCCTCCTTTTTTGCGGCGGTGCCTTTTGGCATGACCGCGCAAGAAATGAATGCGTGGCTACACTATGGTGGCGGGTTAGCACTGTGGCAGGAATTATATGCGCCTTATGGTGTCATCCCAATGTCTGGGGGAAATACAGGCACCCAAATGGGGGGCTGGTTCAATACGGCTATAAAAGAGAGTAGTGATCTAAAAGGGCTGAAAATGCGTTTACCTGGATATGGTGCTGAAGTACTTAAGCGCGCTGGAGGTATTCCGGTTAGTTTACCGGGAGGCGAACTTTTTACTGCACTTGAAACCGGTGCAATTGATGCGACTGAATGGGTTGGACCGTTTAATGATCTGGCTTTTGGGTTACACAATGCAGCCCGTTATTATTATTACCCAGCCTGGCATGAGCCAAGCACCAATATGGAATTCCTAATTAATAAAGATGCTTATCAGGCACTCCCTGATGATCTCAAAGCCATCATTGAAACTGCCGCTCGTGCGACTAGTCAGAATATGTTGGACGAATACACTGTCAAAAATGTTAACGCTCTCAGCGTGTTGCTCAATGAGCATGATGTTAAGCTAAAAGCCTTCCCTGAATCTGTTCTGTTGCACTTAAAAACGATTAATAATCAGTTGCTCCAGGAATTGAGTCAACAAGACCCTAATATTAAGAAAATTTATGCGTCGTATCAGCATTTTTTAATCGCGGTACGCGACTATGGCAGGGTCACCGATAATGCAGATGTAAACATCGATTAA
- the bolA gene encoding transcriptional regulator BolA: protein MLQERIIEKLEHAFSPAHLDVVNESYMHNVPAGSESHFKVVIVCSEFEGKRLIGRHRAVNAVLADELANHIHALAMHTYTPTEWKSLIEGAPSSPACHGGGK, encoded by the coding sequence ATGTTGCAAGAACGTATTATTGAAAAACTAGAACACGCATTTTCACCAGCTCACCTTGATGTTGTGAATGAGAGCTACATGCACAATGTCCCCGCGGGTTCTGAAAGCCATTTTAAAGTGGTGATCGTATGTTCCGAATTTGAAGGTAAGCGCCTTATTGGGCGTCATCGCGCGGTAAATGCTGTACTAGCGGATGAGCTGGCGAATCATATTCATGCGCTGGCGATGCACACCTATACACCAACTGAGTGGAAAAGCCTTATCGAAGGTGCGCCATCGTCACCAGCTTGTCACGGTGGTGGTAAGTAA